The genomic interval CAGATAGGGCATCCAATGCAAGCTCAGGGTTCGGGAGTAGGCCGGCGATGAGCACGAGCACCTGGAAGTACCACGACTCGAGGCAGAGCATCACGGCGGACGCCGCCGAGAGCTTGAGGAAGTCCCAGAGGCCGGCGAACGCCTGCCAGGTGAAGCCCGTCCAGGTGTGCCGGCACGTCGGGCTGGTGACGATGTAGGCGAACTGCGCCGCGACGATGACCCACCAGCTGATGCTGAGCACCAGCGAGGCGCCGAGCAGGCCGAGGCCGACCTTGTAGACGACGACCCAGCTCAGCAGCACGTGCAgcgcgagcgtggcggcggagatGTAGGCGCTGGGCAGCACGATGCTCTGCGCCTGCATGTACTTCTGGATGGGGAAGTTGATGGCGTACGCGAAGATCTGCGGGATCAGGCCGTAGACGAAGATGGCCGCGGCGCGGGCGATCTCCGGCGACTGCCCCATGAAGACGAGGATCGGCTCGGAGAAGCCGTAGATGACCGCGAGCGGGACGCCGGTGATGGTCAGGAGCACGGCGGAGCGCTGCAGGTAGACTCCCAGCATGTCGTACTTGTGTGCACCGAACGCCTGCCCGCACAGCGTCTCCACGGCGCTACCCATTCCGAGCTACAGAGTGCAGAGGCGAAGGAATTTTAGTAATGCAAAATTAAGATCTTCCTGTTATTAGCATGAAAATTAGGATAGGTGTTCTCACTTCATTTCCCAGATAGCCAGCCAACCAAGAATACATCATTCTCGGATATGGAAACAAAAAATTAGCAGCGTGAAAGACAGACCAACACAGGTGAGAGTTACCAAAGTTAGTCTGGTTAATGTCAAAATTGGTGAGACCAACACATGAGCTAGTCCTACGGTTCGGAAAGTTTCCAGATTTCAGACCTGTTTTCGGAAACAGAAAGGATCGTcagaatttttttgaaatttttggaaACCAAAACAAATTCATAAttcttttttatcaaaaatGAATACGGTAGGGGCACTATCTGTCGAGATTTGAAATCGGCCGGAAACTTTCCGGAGAATTTCTCGGAAAtgaattcatatttttttccagaGAATTTTTACTGCCTCAAAAGATGAAAATTGGACAAAGTGATATGTGATGTTATACTGTATTGTtagttgctaaaatttggaatttttgatatatctttttatgaaaaaaattgtaagCTCAGTTTGCGGagtttttatattataataaatatttattttcgtATTCAATCTATTTTTCATTCGATAATATTTGATTCCATTTTCGCATCCAAAATATccatattatcaaatttggCATCAAACATAATGTCAATCAAGTTAGCAGTCTGTTACTACATTTAGATAAATAAAAGCAGTCATATATTCAAACCAAACAACACCAGGTTGCTCATGTAAAATTTGAGTATGAAAACATGAAGGGCTGgattggtttgaggcctaaattaggcttactaatatttggcaatttcaatagtgtatAGTGtatagtgtctatttggtttgaagccaaattttggcatgcctaagaaaattggccatttcaatagtgaacttagactattttggcttcaatccaaacacaactttaccttaccaaaattagtcatgccaaaacttgccaaaatttggcactgacaaaatttggtaaggcctatttaggccacaaaccaaaccaacccaaagTACCCCTAGGTTGATATTTGACTTCTAAGGGTAAAATTGACTTTTTTGCATGGGGATAATGAAGGTCAACTAACGGGCAACTGACGTCAATGAAAATAAATGAAGAAAATGGTTGTAAAATGACATTTggcaaaaaatgaaaaaagaaccAATCACTTGTCAATGACAAAACATACAGGTCCCAGGAAAAGGCCGAAAGTATTTGTCAGATGACTATTGCTGTTTTGGTTTTGATACAAGGAACCAAAGGTTATTTTGGAGTGATTCTGGATGAAAGGAAAAGTTTACAATGTCCCTAAATAAGTGTTGATTGTGAGATGGTGGTTGGGATAAGATTGGGTGCAAATTACTTGAGTAGTTAGGTAGAGGAAGTAGCACTCAGAAACCATTATATTTGTAGAACCCTAGAATATCTAATAACTTTAAATGGTTATATTATAACGGAAAAATGTTATAGGGTCATATTTCATATGCCACAACATTCAATAATAtaagcaaattttgctacaagacacCCAAAATATGTGTAATTTGCTGATAGACATCGGAAAAATGTGTAACGGCTGAAAGATATCCTAAAAAATGGTAATTTGCTAGATGACACTTTCGACTTAATTGAAGAGATAAATTCTTAAGAAAAACGAGAATGCCCCTAGAACCACGTGCTTCAAACACAACGCTCGagtacaaatttaaaaattatgcaACTCTAAATTTGCTAACACCCCAAGTATATCACTAACATACATTATATTCTATCTTCACTCTAGTCTCAGCTCAAAAACTTTTGATGATAGGGATATTCTCGTCTCTTTGAAGAATTTCTCTTCCCAATTGAGATGAAAGTGCTCTCTAGTAAATAAAAGTCCTTTTAGGTATCTTTCAGACGTAACACGTTTTTACGATGTCTACCaacaaaatatacaaatttTGAGTGTACTGTTGCAAATTTTACCAATAATATATCATAGTATTTTTTAAGTGTATATACTCCTTTAAATAATTAGTGGTCATAATTCAAAGTTGAGCTATCCTCCTAGCTAgcataaatattaaaaaaacggacacgagtatttaaaaaatggaggcAGTAGTTAGACTGGTTGACTTGTTGTACGGATCATATCTTATCTCTAATTCGCTATTGGTGCCACAAGGGTTGCGAAGCcgcctcacaaaaaaaaaaaaatccccttgATCAGCGGCTGGCCTGCAACGGAAAAATGAAATTGGGCGTAACAATCTAGAAACCGAACACCACGATTTTCCGGATGAGAACACGATAGAGAGTCGGCGTGCCGGCCCCGTCCACGCCTCTCGTATTAATTTGGCGCCACATTCCTTGCGTGGTAGCAGTTGGCTAGTAGCCAACACCATATGATGATCGATGAGAAGGCTACATGAGCCTTTTTGGATTTGTGAGGTTATTATCACAAGCTGGTGGCGACCTGTGTACGTGCAACAGCCCACAGCCACAGAAAAACTGGATTTCCTGCTTGCAACTATTCGCTATATATGCCACAGGAAAATTGGATTTCCTGCTTGGAATTACTCGCTATATATGCCAAGGGAGCAACAGTTGGACCAGACACCTGAGCCTCTAAGCTAACCAAAGACTCGGCGGGCGTCCAGTCATCCGAACCGTCCCAAGGCGTGGTCTCAAGGGCCCAGATCGATCGGCCGGCCAAGAAACAGGGGCGAGCTCACTTGCCTACCGAGTTGATTGATATCAGTGATTGCGGCAGTATGCCAGTACGACGCTGTTGAGGTCTTTGAACATGAGGAGTTGTACATACAGCTCTATCGTGTGTGGTAGGTAGGTATCCTACATAAAACTTGTCTCGACTTGACCCCATGCGTTTCGCAGGGTAGGTGACGGTATGAACTGATGTA from Oryza glaberrima chromosome 3, OglaRS2, whole genome shotgun sequence carries:
- the LOC127766193 gene encoding protein DETOXIFICATION 40-like isoform X2, with amino-acid sequence MMYSWLAGYLGNELGMGSAVETLCGQAFGAHKYDMLGVYLQRSAVLLTITGVPLAVIYGFSEPILVFMGQSPEIARAAAIFVYGLIPQIFAYAINFPIQKYMQAQSIVLPSAYISAATLALHVLLSWVVVYKVGLGLLGASLVLSISWWVIVAAQFAYIVTSPTCRHTWTGFTWQAFAGLWDFLKLSAASAVMLCLESWYFQVLVLIAGLLPNPELALDALSVCMTISGWVFMISVGFNAAASVRVSNELGAGNPKAAYFSVWVVTISCAIISAILAVVILCLRNYISYLFTEGEVVSNAVADLCPLLAITLILNGIQPVLSGVAVGCGWQQFVAYVNIGCYYIVGVPLGVLLGFVFKLGVKGIWGGMLGGTCMQTAILVWVTLRTDWNNEVEEAQKRLNKWEDKKKEPLLTGIRDNN